In a genomic window of Pararge aegeria chromosome 7, ilParAegt1.1, whole genome shotgun sequence:
- the LOC120625063 gene encoding carboxypeptidase B-like translates to MLKYILVFVGTICLSQAKHEEYIGHSLYGVQVYTREQANLLMELVERLYLDVWTYPNPETEGLILVAPDKKPEFEDNLTVINSTYRIDTENIKEKLDLEDKLMAEAHIKSNASRSDRFGLSFDVIHRWAVVDRYLVDVANRFPRVARVVSAGRSVEGRDIKYLRLSTDNFANRNKPVIFIQSLLHAREWVTLPVTLWAIQELVINVTEQDLIRNIDWIILPIANPDGYEFSHTRTRMWRKNRRTGHHASCVGVDPNRNYDYFWGTASSRDPCSETFHGPRAFSEPETLVTRNIMNSFRTRISLYLDIHSFGSMILFGFAAPSPGRLPPNHATLTSVGNQMARAIDRVKWARHPNYRVGNIAQLLFVASGGGTDWAQALLPNRLSFAYELPAHRGQSNINGFLVEPAFIRQAGFETWQGIKVAARFVVRNRELLQ, encoded by the exons atgttaaaatatattttggttttcGTAGGGACAATTTGTTTGTCCCAAGCTAAACATGAAGAATACATTGG ACATTCTTTGTACGGAGTACAAGTATATACTAGagaacaggctaacctgttgaTGGAGTTGGTCGAACGTTTGTACTTAGACGTATGGACTTATCCAAACCCTGAGACTGAGGGTCTCATCCTAGTGGCTCCCGACAAGAAGCCGGAGTTTGAAGATAACCTCACAGTTATTAATTCTACCTACAGAATCGACACGGAAAATATTAAAGA AAAATTGGACTTGGAAGACAAATTGATGGCCGAGGCTCATATTAAAAGCAATGCCAGTAGATCTGACAGATTCGGTTTATCGTTTGACGTCATTCACCGTTGGGCAGTG GTAGACCGATACCTCGTGGACGTAGCCAACAGGTTCCCAAGAGTAGCTCGCGTCGTCTCAGCTGGAAGAAGTGTTGAGGGTCGTGACATTAAATACTTGAGATTATCCACGGACAACTTCGCG AACAGGAATAAACCAGTAATCTTCATCCAGTCTCTACTGCACGCCCGTGAATGGGTCACCCTTCCTGTAACACTGTGGGCCATTCAGGAATTGGTGATAAATGTCACTGAACAGGATCTCATAAGAAACATTGACTGGATCATTCTTCCAATTGCCAATCCTGATGGATATGAGTTCTCTCACACGAGA ACTCGTATGTGGCGGAAAAACCGTCGTACAGGACACCACGCGTCTTGCGTCGGCGTGGATCCAAACAGAAACTACGACTACTTCTGGGGAACAGCCTCCAGCAGGGATCCATGCAGTGAGACCTTCCACGGCCCCAGAGCCTTCTCGGAACCCGAGACCTTGGTCACCAGGAACATCATGAACTCATTCAGGACCAGAATTAGTTTGTACCTTGATATTCACAGTTTCGGAAGTATGATCCTCTTCGGTTTTGCTGCTCCTAGTCCCGGAAGGCTACCTCCAAATCATGCAACTTTGACTTCGGTAGGAAATCAGATGGCGCGGGCGATTGATCGCGTGAAATGGGCCAGACATCCGAATTATAGAGTTGGCAACATTGCACAATTACTCTTCGTCGCCTCCGGTGGAGGCACTGATTGGGCTCAGGCGCTTCTTCCGAACAGGTTGTCATTTGCTTATGAACTACCAGCGCACAGAGGTCAGAGCAATATAAATGGATTCCTGGTTGAACCCGCTTTCATAAGGCAAGCGGGTTTCGAAACATGGCAGGGTATTAAGGTTGCGGCGCGTTTCGTTGTTCGTAATAGAGAACTATTGCAGTAA